The Rhododendron vialii isolate Sample 1 chromosome 5a, ASM3025357v1 genome contains a region encoding:
- the LOC131325971 gene encoding uncharacterized protein LOC131325971, whose protein sequence is MAKTFLLHKSHADFNEDQVNAFLCDVMTHDLYDTMMPSSINVVTFLSKEDALDTTECQESIKARWSHSFTRLCNRRLCSSVQNLYLLQLINTCFPHFSCTLLESRE, encoded by the exons ATGGCAAAGACCTTCCTTCTACATAAG TCACATGCGGATTTCAATGAAGACCAAGTCAATGCTTTTCTTTGTGATGTTATGACTCATGATCTCTATGATACAATGATGCCTTCTTCTATTAATGTTGTTACCTT TTTGTCCAAGGAAGATGCACTTGATACTACAGAATGTCAAGAAAGTATCAAAG CCAGATGGTCACATTCTTTTACTAGATTATGCAATAGAAGATTATGCTCAAGTGTCCAAAATCTATACCTATTACAGCTTATTAATACTTGTTTCCCGCACTTTTCCTGCACACTACTAGAGAGTAGAGAGTGA